CCTACAGCAGTGCTTCTCCTCGACCGATGAACTTCTCGCGTTTGTCCCCGATGACGTGACGCTCGGTATGAAACGCGATCGAACCGAGATCGACCGGATCGTCCATCTTAATGACCGGGTCGCGACACTACTCGGTTACTACGCGGCCGAGGGATTCGCTCGCGAACAGGAAACGCCGAAGGGGGCGATCCACCAGACGACCATCTGTGGAACCGAAACGGAAGCGAGAGAGTTCTTCCTCAACGTTCTGCGCGACGAGTTCGGCGTCGACCCGTACGAGGAGAATCACGCGAAGGTCACTGTATCCGGTCGTCTCCTGCGTGCCTTCTTCGATTCGGTACTCGATGCGGGCGTGTACGCAGAGACGAAGCGCGTCCCCGACTCGATATTTGACGCATCGGAAGACATTGTCGGGGCATACCTAAGCGGATACTTCAGTGGTGACGGCGGTGTTGACAAGAAATCGCTCCGAATCACGGCCACGACAGTGAGCGAGGAGCTCCGAGAGGACACCCTCGCTTTACTCCGACGCCTCGGCATTCACGCCACGGTCGATCGCCCAGAACGGGTTAGGCTCTATAAGAAGTTCCCCGAGTTCTACGATGAGAGTGATATGCGGCTGAACGCACAGACGTACGTTATCGTCGTCTCTTCGCAGGAAGCAGTTCGATTCGCCGAATCCGTCGGTTTTCACCTCTCTCGCAAAGCAGATCTGCTCGCGGACAACGTCTCGTCAGTTGACCCGTACGTGTCGCGAGTGTCTGACGGAGGATCTGGTCAGTATCTCGTCGAAGCTGTTGACGAGATCGAGATCGTTGAGAGTGACGTCAACTACGTGTACTGCCTCACTGTCGAGGACACGCACTCTCTCGTCGCGAACGATTTATCAGCCGATCAGTGTGACGGTGACGAGGATTGCGTCATGCTCCTCATGGACGGACTTCTCAACTTCTCGAAAACATTCCTGCCGGACCAGCGCGGCGGTCGTATGGACGCGCCGCTCGTCATGTCATCGCGGATCGATCCGTCCGAAATCGACGACGAGGCGCACAACGTCGACATCGCGCGGGAGTACCCCCGCGAGTTCTACGACGCGACCCTGGAGATGGCCGACCCGGAGTCCGTCGAGGACCTGATCCAGATCGGCGAGGACACCCTCGGAACCGACGCGGAGTATCACGGGTTCGGCCACACTCACGACACGACCGACATCGCGATGGGGCCGGACCTCTCGGCGTACAAGACGCTCGGCGACATGATGGAGAAGATGGACGCCCAGCTGGAGCTGGCCCGGAAACTGCGCGCGGTCGACGAGACGGACGTGGCCGAGCGCGTGATCGAGTACCACTTCCTGCCGGACATCATCGGGAACCTCCGCGCGTTCTCGCGTCAGGAAACGCGGTGTCTCGACTGCGGCGAGAAGTATCGGCGGATGCCCCTGACCGGCGACTGCCGCGAGTGCGGCGGCCGCGTGAACCTGACCGTTCACGAGGGGTCGGTGAGCAAGTACGTCGACACCGCCATCGAGGTGGCCGACCGATTCGACTGCCGGCCCTACACGAAACAGCGGCTGAAGGTGTTAGACCAGTCGTTAGAGTCGATATTCGAAGACGACACCAACAAACAGTCGGGCATCGCGGACTTTATGTAGCAGATCGAGACTGGAATGCGGCTGTTGAAGTGTTGTAAACGGTGGCTGGTGTCGCTGGTCGCTGATAAATAGTTGATCATAGAACGACGGCGACCATCTCCAAAGCCCCAGTCGCTCGTTAATAAACGGTTGGCGACGGATCGCCGGCGAATGCCTCCAAAGCAAGCCGCGACGGACCGCCGGTGAATGCCTCCAAAGCCCAAGCCGCGACGGCTCGCGCTCCTTGTTGCGCGCCTCGCTCGTTCGCTTCGCTCACTCGCTGCGGTGCTTACTGCGGCGTGCTTCGCCCTCGCGGCTTCCCCTTTGGGTCCCACCCCACACCGCAACCGCGCCTCACACCTCCCCAGCCTCGTCGGCCTCCCTCCGGTCGGCCGACTCCCTCGCACGGCGCTCCTCGTGGCCTGTCGGCCACTCGGAGGCGCGCGCCGCCGCTGCTGTTGCCTTATTTATAAGTAGATCGTCGCTGTCGCCTCGCCTCAGTCGCCGCCGCGCGCGTCCTCGACGACCTGCGTCATCGTCCGGGCGGTCTCGGTTATCTCCTCGTAATCTCCGCGCGCGGCCGCGTCGTAGTCGACGAGGGCGCCGCCGGCGCCGACAGCGAACGCACCAGCCTCGATGTAGTCGGCGGCGTTGCCGGGGCCGACGCCGCCGGTCGGCATCATCGGGATCTGGCCGAGCGGGCCCTTCATCGCGCCGAGGTGGTCCGGCCCGACGGTCTTCGCGGGGAACACCTTCACGAAGTCGGCGCCGGCCTCGTAGCCGCGGATGGCCTCGGTCGGGGTCATCACGCCGGGCGCGCTGACCGCGCCGTAGCGGTTACACGTCTCGATGACGTCCTCGTGGAGGCTCGGCGAGACGACGAACTCCGCGCCGGCCATCAACGTGGTCCGGGCAGTCTCGCTGTCGAGGACCGTCCCCGTGCCGACGACGACCTCGTCGTCGAACGACCCGGCGACCTCGCCGAGCTTTTCGGCGACGTTGGGGGTGTCGGCGGTGATCTCGACGGCGGTCACGCCGCCCTCGCGTAACGCCTCCGTGATCTCGATCAGTTGGTCGGCCTCGACTCCGCGCAACACCGCGACGACGCCGCTGTCGACGAGCCGTGAGAGCGTTTCGCTCATACGCCTCCGTCTCGGAGCGGCTACTTAAATGACCGCGGATGGGTCCGGTCGGTTACGACACCGGGCGACCACGGATCGCGTGGCCGACCGGGACGGGAATCGCGTGGCCGATACGCACGGAGATCGTGAGACTCACCGACACGAAATCGGCGGCGATCCGGGGTGATCCCCGTCGAAACGGCCGAGACGAAACACTACCCTTTTGACCCTGCTGTCGGTAACGAACGGTATAATGGGCCGACGCAAGAAGATCGTTCAAGAGTGCGAGCGGCTGATGGACGCCCCGGAGAACATCCGGAACATCGCCATCGCTGCCCACGTCGACCACGGGAAGACGACCCTGTCCGACAACCTGCTGGCTGGCGCCGGCATGATCTCCCAGGACACCGCGGGCGAGCAGCTCGCGATGGACACGAAGGAGGACGAACAGGAGCGCGGCATCACCATCGACGCGGCGAACGTTTCGATGACCCACGAGTACGAGGACACCAACCACCTCATCAACCTCATCGACACGCCGGGCCACGTCGACTTCGGTGGCGACGTCACCCGCGCGATGCGCGCGGTCGACGGCGCGCTGGTCGTCGTCGACGCCGTCGAGGGCGCCATGCCCCAGACCGAGACGGTGCTCCGGCAGGCGCTCCGCGAGGGCGTGAAGCCGGCGCTGTTCATCAACAAGGTCGACCGCCTCATCTCCGAGCTCCAGGAGGGGCCCCAGGAGATGCAAGAGCGGCTGATGTCGGTTATCGCCGACGTCAACGAGCTCATCCGCGGGATGGCCGAGAACATGGAGGACATCCCCGAGGACTGGACCGTCTCCGTCGAGGACGGCACGGTCGGGTTCGGCTCCGCGCTGTACAAGTGGGGCGTCTCCATGCCGTCGATGCAGCGGACGGGCATGGACTTCGGCGACATCATGGACCTGGAGCAGAACGACAAACGAGAGGAGCTCCACGAGCGGACGCCGCTCTCGAACGTCGTGCTCGACATGGTCTGTGAGCACTTCCCGAACCCGGTCGACGCCCAGCCCCGCCGTGTCCCGCGCATCTGGCGCGGCGACGCCGACACCGAGCTGGCCGAGGGGATGCAGCTGGTCGACGAAGACGGCGATGTCGTCTTCATGGTCACCGACATCTCGATGGACCCGCACGCGGGCGAAATCGCGACGGGCCGCGTCTTCTCCGGGACGCTGGAGAAAGGCCAGGAGCTGTACGTCTCCGGGACGGCGGGCAAAAACCGCATCCAGAGCGTCGGCCTCTTCATGGGGTCCGAGCGCGAGGAAGTGGGTCACGTCCCCGCCGGGAACATCGCGTCGGTCACCGGCCTGCGTGACGCGATCGCCGGTTCCACCGTCTCCTCCGTGGAGATGACGCCGTTCGAGTCGATCGAGCACATCTCCGAGCCGGTCATCACGAAGTCCGTCGAGGCCCAGAACATGGACGACCTGCCGAAGCTCATCGAGACGCTCCAGCAGGTCGCCAAGGAGGACCCGACGATCCAGATCGAGATCAACGAGGACACGGGCGAGCACCTCATCAGCGGGCAGGGCGAGCTCCACCTCGAAGTGATCACCCAGCGGATCCGCGACAATCAGGGCATTCCGGTCATCACCGGCGAACCGATCGTCGTCTTCCGCGAGCAGCCCCAGGAGACCTCCCGCGAGGTCGAGGGGCAGTCGCCGAACCGCCACAACAAGTTCTACATCACCGTCGAGCCGATGGACCAGGAGATCGTCGACGCCATCCAGCTCGGCGAGGTCTCGATGGACATGCCCGAACTGGAGCGCCGCGAGGCGCTACAGGACGCCGGCATGGACAAAGACACCTCCCAGAACGTCGAGGACATCCACCGGACGAACATCCTCATCGACGACACGAAGGGGATCCAGCACCTCAACGAGACGATGGAGCTCGTCTTGGAGGGGCTTCAGGAGGCGCTCGACGACGGGCCGCTCGCCGCCGAGCCGGTCCAGGGGTCGCTGTTCCGCCTGCACGACGCGAAGCTCCACGAGGACACCATCCACCGCGGGCCCGCGCAGGTTATCCCCGCCGTTCGCGACGCGGTCCACCGCTCGCTGATCGACGGCGAGGTCCGCCTGCTCGAACCGATCCAGGACGTCCGGATCGACGTGCCCTCGGAGCACATGGGCGCCGCGTCCGGTGAGATCCAGGGTCGTCGCGGCCGCGTCGACGACATGTACCAAGAGGGCGACCTGATGGTCGTCGAGGGCATCGCGCCCGTCGAGGAGATGATCGGCTTCTCCTCCGACATCCGCTCGGCCACCGAGGGCCGCGCCTCGTGGAACACGGAGAACGCGGGCTTCCGCGTGCTCGTCGACAACCTCCAGCGCGAGAAGATCATGGAGATCCGCGAGCGCAAGGGTATGAAGCTCGAACTGCCGCAGTCGATCGACTACATCTAATCTGAGTCGACGACGCGGTCTGCGGTCTTCCTGCGGTTTCTCTCTGTTTCTGTCGGGGTAGCGACGCGACTGTGCGCCGCGTTGGCACTCCGGAGGGCGAGGCAACGCCTGCCATCGCCGAAGGCTTATACCCGATCGTCCGACTCCGTAGAGGTATGCAAACGGGCACGAATCCACCCCGGCGCACCGCGACGGAGCCACCGAGCGACCGCTCCACGTCGGGCACAGGACCGTGTCAGCACGCGCCGCGCTCTCGCGGGTGCGCCCGGTCGGGGGTGGCGGCGTGAGCGACCGACGCGACGGGGCGCCGGAGGGCAGCGCAGCCGACGCGAGCGGCCCGTCGCCAGACGGCGGCCACGCCTCGGCGACGCCCTCGACGCACACGGTGCGACTCGAACTCGTCGACGAGCCGGGGCAGCTGCTCGCCGCGCTCCACCCGATCGCGGACAACGGCGGGAACCTCCTCTCGATTTACCACGAGCGCGGGAACAAGACGCCCCGCGGTCGGATTCCGGTCGAGGTCGACTTCGAGGCGACCCCGGAGCGCTTCGAGGGCATCGTCGAGGCGCTCCGAAGCGAGGGGGTAAACGTGATGCAGGCCGGAACGGAGCGGTACGCCGAGGAAGTGACGCTCCTGCTCTTCGGTCACCTCATCGACACCGACCTCTCCAACACGCTCTCGCGCATCGAGGCCTGCGAGTCGGCGTCGGTCGCCGACGTGTCGCTGGCGGCACCGCAGGGAACCGAGGAGGCGTCGAGCGCGCGGCTTCGACTCGAGGCGCGGGCCGGCGAGACGGAGACGGCCCTCGCGGCGGTCCGAGAACTGGCCGACGAAAAGGACTTGCGGCTCGTCGAGCCGCTCACGGGGGTGGACGCATGAGGATCGCCGTCGTCGGCGCCGGTGCGGTCGGTCGTTCCGTGGTCGAGTTAGCGAGCGAGTACGGCCACGAGGTCGTCGCGGTCGCGGACTCGTCGAGCGCGGTCGTCGCCGACGGGACCGAGGGCCGCGGGGCGGGCGTCGACACCGACGCCGTGGTGGCCCGCAAAGCCGAGCGCGGCATCGTCGGCGACGACGACCCCGACGACGTGTTGGCGGCCGACTACGACGCCCTCGTCGAGGCGACCCCGACGACGCTGGACGACGCCGAGCCGGGCTTCTCGCACGTCCGAACCGCGCTGGAGCGCGACCGCCACGCGGTCCTCGCGAACAAGGGTCCCGTCGCGGAGCGGTTCGGCGACCTCCGCGCGCTCGTGGCCGAGAGCGCGGGCGACATCCGGTTTGAGGCGACGGTCGGCGGCGCCATCCCCGCGGTGTCGACGGTGGAGGACCTCGAACCCGGCCACGTCACCGCGGTCCGGGGCGTGCTCAACGGGACCGCGAACTTCATTCTCACCCGGATGGCCGCGGAGGGGCTCGACTACGACCACGTGCTCGCGGAGGCGCAGGACCTCGGCGTCGCGGAGGCCGACCCCTCGTTCGACGTCGACGGGACCGACGCGGCACTTAAATGCGTGATCCTCGCCAACGTCCTCTCGTTCGGCGCGGCCGACGCGCCGGACGACGCGCGCGAGTTCTCCCTCGACGACGCGGACGTGAAAGGCATCCGCGACGTGCCGGGCTCCGCGCTTCGCCTCGCGGCCGAAGACGGCCAGACCGTCCGACTGATCGGCGAAGCGACCGACGAAACGGTCAGGGTCGCTCCCCGGTTGGTCCCCGAAAACGGAACGCTCGCGGTCTCGGGGACGCAGAACATCGTCCAGATCGAGACCAGTCACGCCGGTCGGCTCAACATCTCCGGGCGGGGCGCGGGCGGTCCGGAGACGGCGAGCGCGGTGCTCGGCGATGTCGGCCGACTGGAGTAGGTCGCCGGGGTTCGTCGCCTCCGGGTCTCCGGTCTCGCAGTTTTGATCCGGCCGGGTCCGTGTGCCGGGCTGGCGTGGCTCGCGTTGTCTAGAATCGCCCGACCGCGTCGCGATCGTCTGTGGGCCGTATCGAAACCGTTTTAGTGGATTCTACCGAAACCTACTCACAGAGCGCCTTAGCGCGTGATTACCCCATGAGTGACAAACCGCATCAGAACCTGGCCATTATCGGCCACGTCGACCACGGCAAGAGTACGCTCGTGGGTCGCCTCCTCTTCGAGACGGGGAGCGTCCCCGAGCACGTAATCGAGCAGCACCGCGAAGAAGCCGAAGAGAAGGGCAAAGGCGGCTTCGAGTTCGCCTACGTGATGGACAACCTCGCCGAGGAGCGCGAGCGTGGCGTCACGATCGACATCGCCCACCAGGAGTTCGACACCGACCAGTACTACTTCACCATCGTCGACTGTCCGGGCCACCGTGACTTCGTGAAAAACATGATCACGGGCGCCTCGCAGGCCGACAACGCGGTCCTCGTCGTCGCGGCAGACGACGGCGTCGCGCCGCAGACCCGAGAGCACGTGTTCCTGGCCCGCACGCTGGGTATCAACGAGCTCATCATCGGCGTCAACAAGATGGACCTCGTCGACTACAAGGAGTCCGCGTACGACGACGTCCGCGAGGAGGTCAACAACCTGCTCAACCAGGTCCGCTTCGCGACCGACGACACGACCTTCGTGCCGATTTCGGCGTTCGAAGGCGACAACATCTCCGAGGAGTCCGACAACACTGGCTGGTACGATGGCCCGACTCTGCTGGAGTCGCTTAACGACCTGCCGGAGGCCGAGCCGCCGACGGACGCGCCGCTCCGTCTCCCCATCCAGGACGTGTACACCATCTCCGGTATCGGGACCGTCCCCGTAGGACGCGTCGAGACCGGGATCCTCAACACCGGCGACAACGTCTCCTTCCAGCCGTCCGACGTTGGCGGCGAAGTGAAGACGGTCGAGATGCACCACGAGGAAGTGCCCAAGGCCGAGCCCGGTGACAACGTCGGGTTCAACGTCCGCGGCATCGGCAAGGACGACATCCGTCGCGGCGACGTCTGTGGTCCCGCCGACGACCCGCCGAGCGTCGCCGAGACGTTCCAGGCGCAGATCGTCGTCATGCAGCACCCGTCGGTCATCACGGCCGGATACACGCCGGTCTTCCACGCCCACACGGCGCAGGTCGCCTGTACGATCGAGTCGATCGACCAGAAGATCGACCCCTCGTCCGGTGAGGTCGCCGAGGAGAACCCGGACTTCATCAAGTCCGGCGACGCCGCGGTCGTCACCGTGCGCCCGCAAAAGCCGCTCAGCATCGAGCCGTCCGGCGAGATTCCGGAACTCGGCAGCTTCGCCATCCGCGACATGGGTCAGACCATCGCGGCCGGCAAGGTGCTCGAAGTCAACGAGCGATAATCGATGCAGCAGGCACGCGTCCGCCTCGCCGGCACGAGCCCCGAGGACCTCGACGACATCTGCGACGACGTCCGCGAGATCGCGGACTCGACGGGAGTCGCCCTGTCGGGCCCGATCCCGCTGCCGACGAAGACGCTCGAGATCCCGTCGCGAAAGTCCCCGGACGGTGAGGGGACGGCGACGTGGGAGCACTGGGAGATGCGCGTCCACAAGCGTCTGATCGACATCGACGCCGACGAACGCGCGCTCCGCCAGCTGATGCGCGTCCAAGTGCCGAACGACGTCAGCATCGAGATCGTCCTCGAAGACTAAGCGCTAGGGCGTATTCCGCTCTCTTCGTTTTCTTTACACCCGCTAGCGCCGGCGCCGCCGTTCGCGTCCCTCGTCGTCCGTCTGCCGCTCACCGAGCGTCCAGGAGACCGACCCGCCCCGCCACGAGGCCGCTAAACGCGCCGACGGCGTGGGCGATCAGGGCGACGCCGGGCGCAGCGGTCATCGCCGTGAGGCCGACCGCGGCGAGTCCGAAGAGCCCGAACTGCGCTCTGGCGGAGAGCCGCAGTCGGTCGAACAGGGTCGCGCTCACGACGTTGCCCGCGAGGAGGTAGCCGCCGAGCGCGAAGATGGCCCCGCTCAGTCCGACGACGGCGACGGACGGGCCGAGCAGTCCGCCGAGCGTCACCTGCGTCGCGCCGGCGAGCGCACCAGTGGCGACGACGAACGCGTGGAACCGACCGCGGGTCGTCCGACGCTCGACGAGCGGCCCGACGAGGAGCAGCGCGAGCGCGTTCGCGAGCAGGTGGCCGATCGACCCGTGCGCGTACACGCTGGTGACGAGGGTCCACGGCGCGACGGACAGCGGCGTCGACAGCGCAAACAGGCCGGCGAGGCCGACGAGGCCGAGCGCCGCCTGTATCGACGCGAGGAGGAGGGCGATTCCGAGCGTTTCGAGGGTCGCACGCATCGTCTCACGTTGGGTCCGCAGGAGTAAAACGATACGTCTCTCTGGGCGGCTCGCTGTGTCAGTCCGTGCGTGGCGTCGCTGGCGATTCAGATGACGTCGTCCGGGTCGTGTGTTTCGGCCATCCGCGCTGCTTCCGTCGCGTAGCGCTCGCGGTCGGCCGCGTCCGTGACCGCTCCGACGTTCTCCGGGTCCGCATCGAGGCCGGCCGTCGTGTCTCGCACGTCGCTGAACGACGTGAGCGCCCGCTCTTTACGGAAGTAGCGCTCGCCGTCCACGGTTGCGTACGTGAGGATCACCATGTTCTGTTCGTCGTCGGAGTACGTTCGCTCGACGAGCCACATTCGGACCGCCGACGCGTCTGAGACCGTCATGTGTTCCCGTTCGACCGCTCTGCACAAACGGGTTCCGGCGGTTCGCCCGCCCGACACGCCCCGGACCGTTAGCGTTAAGTGTTTTAGGTTAGCCTAAATTAACGTATGCACGCCGAACGACCCGCTGAACGCCGTCGAACGGTCGCGATCCGATGACCGACGACCGCGTTCGAGACCGGCTCCGCGGGAGTCTCTCGCGGGAGCGACTCACCCTCGTCGGCACGGTCGCCGTCCTCGCGGTGGGCGTCGCCGTCGTGGTCCGGACCCTCGACACCGACGCGCTCGCGACGGCCGCGGTCACGGCCGACCCCGCGCTCCTCGGTGCGGGCCTCGCCGTCTACCTCCTCTCGTGGCCGATCCGCGGTCGACGGTACGCCGACATCCTCGCGGCGATGGGGCGGCGCTGCCGGACCGGATTCCTCACCGCAACCGTGTTTGCGAGCCAGACCGCGAACCTTGCCATCCCCGCGCGGGCCGGCGACGGCGTCCGCGCGTACCTCCTCAACGAGCGCCGAGACGTGCCGTACCCGACCGGCGTCGCCTCGCTCGCGGTCGAGCGCGCGTTCGACCTCGTGGCCATCGGCTCTCTCGGGGCGGCCGCGCTCGCCGTCCTGCTCTTGACGGGCCGGTCGCCCGGCGGCGGCGAATCGGTCGGGTCGGTCGCCCCCTCCACCGCCCTCGCCGCCGCGGGCGGCATCGCCGCCGTCGCCGCGGCGTTCTCCGTCGTCGTCGTCGCCGTCGCGCGGAGCGACCGCCGGTTCGGACCCGCGCTCCGCGCTCGGGTCTCGCGTCCCAAGGTCGAACGGGTCGTTGACGCCGCCGTCCGCTTCGGCGCCTCGGTTCGGGTCGTCGCCGCCGCGCCGCGGCTGCTCGGCGCGGTGTTCTGCTGGAGCGCCGTCGTCTGGGCGCTCGACGTGCTGACGGCGGTGTTCGTGTTGGCGGCGCTCACGGGCGGCGCTGGCGGGGGCGTCCCGCCGGCGACGCTGATCGTCGTCGGGACCCTCGCCGTCAGCGTCGGCAACCTCGCGAAGGTGCTCCCGCTCTCGCAGGGGGGCATCGGGCTGTACGAGGCGGCGTTCACCGGCCTCGTCGTCGGCGCGACCGGACTGCCCGTCGAGACGGCGCTCGCGGCCGCGATACTGGACCACGCGCTGAAAAACGCGGTGACGCTCGTCGGCGGCGGAGTCGCGGCGCTCTCGCTCGGGCTGTCGCCGACCGCCGGGCCGACGACGGACGGCGAGCGCGAGTCGTCGAACCTCGGATCATCAGACTTTTAGGCTAGCCTAAAAACAAGGGGATATGGAAGACAGCCGTTCAACCGCTGCGAGCGGGGACATCTGTGTCATCGTCCCCACGATCCGCGAGTACGAGTGTCTCCGTGAGTACGTCGCCAACGCCCGCACTCACGGGTTCGACGTGTCCCGACTGCACTTCGTGCTCGTCACCGAGGACTTCTGTGACGTCGAGGAGATGCGAGCCATGCTCGACGACCTCGACGTCTCCGGCGAAGTGTTCGACGGGAGTCGCCGCGAGGAGTGGTACGAGTCCCAGGGCGTCGCGGAGTACGGGCACGTCGTTCCGGCCGCGAGCCACGCCGAGACGAGCTTCGGCCTCCTTTATATGTGGGCCGACAGCGCCTTCGACTACGGCGTTTTCATCGACGACGACACGCTCCCCCACGACGACGTGGACTACTTCGGCCGTCACATGGAGAACCTCGCGTTCGAGGGCGAAATCGAGCGCGTGCGCTCGGACGAGGACTGGGTGAACGTCCTCTACGACGACGCGGACGAGCACGGGCTCTACCCCCGTGGGTACCCCTACTCGGCGATGGACGAGACGGTCGAGACCGACGCGGTCGACGTCGAGGCCGGCGAGGTCGTCGCCTCGCAGGGGCTGTGGACGAACGTCCCGGACCTCGACGCGGTCCGCATCCTGATGGACGGCGACTTGGAGGGACAGGCGCAGACGCGCACGAGCGCCGCCGACTTCGGCGAGGACTTCGTCGCCGCCCGCGGCAACTACCTCACGGTCTGCTCGATGAACCTCGCGTTCCGCCGCGAGGTGATCCCCGCGTTCTACCAGCTGCCGATGGACGACAACGAGTGGGACGTCGGGCGGTTCGACGATATCTGGTCGGGCCTCTTCTTAAAGCGCGCCTGCGACGTGCTCGGCAAGCGCATCTACAACGGCGACCCGCTCTGTGAACACAACAAGGCCGCGCGGTCGACGTTCGACGACCTCGCGAACGAGGTCGCCGGGCTGGAGCTGAACGAACACGTCTGGGAAGTCGTTGACGAGGCGGGCGCGGACGCCGACTCGTACGCGGCCGTCTTCGACGCGATGGCCGACGCCCTCGCGGACGGCGACTTCTCCGAGTGGAACAACGGCGCGTTCCTCAACCACTGCGGCGAGTACATGCGCGACTGGCTCGACTGCCTCGACGCGATCCGCCGAGCGCCGGCGGCCGCGGACGACTGAATCGACACCACTAAGAGTATTTAGGTCACCCTAAAACACATGACGAGACTCACATCCGACGGCGACGGCGTTGACCGACGACGGTTCCTGGCTGCCACGGGCGGCCTCGGCGTCGCCGGCCTCGCCGGCTGTATGGGCACGGAGAGCGACGACGAAGACGACGACGCGGACGGCGGCTCGTCGATCGGGCAGATCGGCTCCGGACGCGCGGGCCGCGACGCGCCGGGCGGCACGTCGATGAGCGAGATGCCGGACCTCTCGGGCGAACTCACGGTCTACTCCGGACGCGGCGAGTTCCTCGTCGGCGAACTCGTCACGTACATCGAGGAGCTGTACGACGACTTCGAACTGAACGTCCGGTACGGCGGCGCCACGGACCTGGTAAACACCATCACCAACGAGGGCGAGGGATCGAGAGCCGACGTGTTCTACTCGGTCAACGCCGGCTCGCTCGGCGCCTTGGCCGATGCGGGGCGCACGCAGTCGCTCTCCGAGGACGTCACCGGCATGGTTCGCTCGGAGTTCACCACCGAGCAGTGGATCGGGACCTCCGGCCGCGCGCGCACCGTCCCGTTCAACACCGACTCGCTCTCCGAGTCGGGGATTCCCGACGACATCATGGCGTTCCCGGACGAGTTCGACGGCGACCTCGGCTGGGCGCCGTCGTACGGCTCCTGTCAGGCGTTCGTCACCGCGATGCGGATCATCGAGGGCGAGGAGGCCACTCGCGAGTGGGTCGAATCGGTCGTCGAGTCCGGCATCACGCCCTACAACAACGAGTTCGCCGCGTGTCAGGGGATCGCCGACGGCGAGATAGACGCCGCCTTCACTAACCACTACTACATCCAGCGCGTCCTCGACGGCAACCCCGAGGCGTCGATCGACACCGCGTTCACGAGCGGCGACGCCGGCGCGGTGTTCAACGTCGCCGGCGCCGCGGTCGTCGACACCGCCAGCGACGCGACGCTCGCGGAGAACTTCGTTCGGCACCTGCTGTCGGCCGAAGCGCAGGACTACTTCGCCCGCTCGACCTTCGAGTACCCGCTCATCCCCGATGTCGAACCCGTCGGCAACCTGCCGACCATCGACGAGCTCGACGTCCCCGACATCGATCTGACCGAGCTGTCGGATCTAGAAGCGACCATCGACCTCATGCGCGACGCCGGCGCCGAGGTCTAGGCTCTCGCTGACTGCCTTCCGTGCCTTCCCGTTCGGACTCCGCCGCGCCGCGCCGACTCACACGACGCCTCGTGCGGTGGGGACGCGCTCAGATCGCCGGCGCCGACAGCCTCACGCTCGGGGCCGCCATCGTCGCCGCGGCCGCCGGCGCGCTCACCTTCACCGTCGCCGCGACCGTCTTCGCCCGCCACTCCGTCAACCACGACGAGGGGGTGTACCTCATGCA
This genomic window from Halorubrum sp. PV6 contains:
- a CDS encoding rhomboid family intramembrane serine protease, producing MRATLETLGIALLLASIQAALGLVGLAGLFALSTPLSVAPWTLVTSVYAHGSIGHLLANALALLLVGPLVERRTTRGRFHAFVVATGALAGATQVTLGGLLGPSVAVVGLSGAIFALGGYLLAGNVVSATLFDRLRLSARAQFGLFGLAAVGLTAMTAAPGVALIAHAVGAFSGLVAGRVGLLDAR
- a CDS encoding lysylphosphatidylglycerol synthase transmembrane domain-containing protein; translated protein: MTDDRVRDRLRGSLSRERLTLVGTVAVLAVGVAVVVRTLDTDALATAAVTADPALLGAGLAVYLLSWPIRGRRYADILAAMGRRCRTGFLTATVFASQTANLAIPARAGDGVRAYLLNERRDVPYPTGVASLAVERAFDLVAIGSLGAAALAVLLLTGRSPGGGESVGSVAPSTALAAAGGIAAVAAAFSVVVVAVARSDRRFGPALRARVSRPKVERVVDAAVRFGASVRVVAAAPRLLGAVFCWSAVVWALDVLTAVFVLAALTGGAGGGVPPATLIVVGTLAVSVGNLAKVLPLSQGGIGLYEAAFTGLVVGATGLPVETALAAAILDHALKNAVTLVGGGVAALSLGLSPTAGPTTDGERESSNLGSSDF
- a CDS encoding alpha-1 4-glucan-protein synthase — protein: MEDSRSTAASGDICVIVPTIREYECLREYVANARTHGFDVSRLHFVLVTEDFCDVEEMRAMLDDLDVSGEVFDGSRREEWYESQGVAEYGHVVPAASHAETSFGLLYMWADSAFDYGVFIDDDTLPHDDVDYFGRHMENLAFEGEIERVRSDEDWVNVLYDDADEHGLYPRGYPYSAMDETVETDAVDVEAGEVVASQGLWTNVPDLDAVRILMDGDLEGQAQTRTSAADFGEDFVAARGNYLTVCSMNLAFRREVIPAFYQLPMDDNEWDVGRFDDIWSGLFLKRACDVLGKRIYNGDPLCEHNKAARSTFDDLANEVAGLELNEHVWEVVDEAGADADSYAAVFDAMADALADGDFSEWNNGAFLNHCGEYMRDWLDCLDAIRRAPAAADD
- a CDS encoding extracellular solute-binding protein, which gives rise to MTRLTSDGDGVDRRRFLAATGGLGVAGLAGCMGTESDDEDDDADGGSSIGQIGSGRAGRDAPGGTSMSEMPDLSGELTVYSGRGEFLVGELVTYIEELYDDFELNVRYGGATDLVNTITNEGEGSRADVFYSVNAGSLGALADAGRTQSLSEDVTGMVRSEFTTEQWIGTSGRARTVPFNTDSLSESGIPDDIMAFPDEFDGDLGWAPSYGSCQAFVTAMRIIEGEEATREWVESVVESGITPYNNEFAACQGIADGEIDAAFTNHYYIQRVLDGNPEASIDTAFTSGDAGAVFNVAGAAVVDTASDATLAENFVRHLLSAEAQDYFARSTFEYPLIPDVEPVGNLPTIDELDVPDIDLTELSDLEATIDLMRDAGAEV